A window from Citrus sinensis cultivar Valencia sweet orange chromosome 3, DVS_A1.0, whole genome shotgun sequence encodes these proteins:
- the LOC102626691 gene encoding high-affinity nitrate transporter 3.1, with the protein MAARGLLLASIYLSLLVHECYGVTLFSSLQKTLQVTTTTKRGQVLKAGEDKLTITWGLNQSLAAGTDSAYKTMKLQLCFAPVSQKDRAWRKTEDHLNKDKTCSFKIVEKPYNKSLQTLDWIIESDVPTATYFVRAYALNAERHEVAYGQSTNDQKTTNLFDIQAITGRHASLDIASVCFSVFSVVALFGFFFHEKRKARMSPQK; encoded by the exons ATGGCAGCACGCGGGCTTCTCTTGGCTTCGATTTATCTCTCTCTTCTCGTGCACGAATGTTACGGAGTAAcactcttttcttctttgcaAAAAACTCTCCAAGTCACTACAACAACTAAACGAGGCCAAG TTCTGAAAGCTGGTGAAGACAAATTGACAATAACATGGGGGCTGAACCAGAGCCTCGCAGCGGGGACGGACTCCGCCTACAAGACCATGAAGCTTCAGTTATGCTTCGCACCCGTCAGCCAGAAAGACCGCGCGTGGAGGAAAACCGAGGACCATCTAAATAAGGACAAGACTTGTTCGTTCAAGATCGTTGAAAAGCCATACAACAAGAGCCTCCAGACCTTGGACTGGATCATTGAGAGCGACGTCCCCACTGCTACGTACTTCGTACGCGCCTATGCTCTTAACGCCGAACGTCACGAGGTGGCTTACGGTCAGAGCACCAATGACCAGAAGACAACTAACCTCTTTGATATCCAGGCTATCACAGGACGCCACGCGTCGCTCGATATTGCATCCGTTTGCTTCAGCGTCTTCTCCGTTGTGGCCTTGTTTGGATTCTTCTTTCATGAGAAAAGAAAGGCAAGGATGTCCCCGCAGAAGTGA
- the LOC102626985 gene encoding manganese-dependent ADP-ribose/CDP-alcohol diphosphatase: MGSANGLASIQGKQPLFSFGVISDVQYADIPDGRSFIGVPRYYRHSLLVLQNAVQRWNNHQKLKFVIHFGDIVDGFCPKDQSLEAVKKVVNEFEKFNGPAYHMIGNHCLYNLPRHMLLPLLKISSVDGRAYYDFSPTPEYRFVVLDGYDISAIGWPHNHPNTLEALKFLGEKNPNTEKNSPAGLVGLERRFLMFNGAVGKEQIKWLDAVLQDATKLNQKVVVCCHVPLDPGSASPEALLWNCNEVMDVIHRYNCVKVCLAGHDHQGGHSIDTHGIHHRVLEAALECPPGTDAFGHIDAYDDRLSLVGTGRMQSTDMCFTP; this comes from the coding sequence ATGGGTTCTGCAAATGGGTTGGCAAGTATTCAAGGGAAGCaacctcttttttcttttggggttATTTCTGATGTCCAGTATGCTGATATTCCTGATGGTCGCTCATTCATTGGTGTTCCCAGGTATTATCGTCATAGCCTTCTCGTATTGCAAAATGCAGTTCAAAGATGGAACAATCACCAGAAGCTGAAATTTGTGATTCATTTTGGGGATATTGTCGATGGATTTTGTCCCAAGGACCAATCTCTGGAAGCTGTCAAGAAAGTTGTTAATGAGTTTGAGAAGTTTAATGGCCCTGCCTATCACATGATTGGTAACCACTGCCTTTACAATCTTCCCCGCCACATGTTACTTCCTTTACTGAAGATTTCAAGTGTCGATGGACGTGCCTACTATGATTTTTCACCAACTCCAGAATATAGATTTGTTGTCCTTGATGGTTATGATATTAGTGCAATTGGTTGGCCTCATAATCATCCAAATACATTGGAGGCATTGAAGTTTCTTGGGGAGAAAAACCCAAATACTGAGAAGAACAGTCCAGCAGGACTTGTGGGGCTGGAGAGAAGGTTCCTTATGTTTAATGGAGCTGTTGGGAAGGAACAGATAAAATGGCTAGATGCTGTACTTCAGGATGCAACAAAGTTAAATCAGAAAGTAGTAGTTTGTTGTCATGTGCCTTTAGATCCTGGCTCAGCTTCCCCAGAAGCACTTTTGTGGAATTGCAATGAAGTAATGGATGTGATACACCGTTACAATTGTGTGAAAGTTTGTCTGGCTGGCCATGATCACCAAGGAGGGCATTCAATTGATACACATGGGATACACCACAGAGTCCTTGAAGCTGCCCTGGAGTGCCCTCCCGGCACAGATGCATTTGGTCATATTGATGCTTATGACGATAGGTTATCACTTGTTGGTACTGGTCGGATGCAGAGCACAGATATGTGTTTTACTCCCTAA
- the LOC102627452 gene encoding quinolinate synthase, chloroplastic isoform X1 yields MDSAVSLAMKSASVSSSSFLAGSPFLISKNKNPNFNSKKPFFNPRSAARFFSKPLISLQSSGPTSQNPLPSSFSYSAVTETTDLLPCKLHQLISEFQSLPEQLDRLNRLLHYSTLLPRLPDSSRVDSNRVMGCTARVWLEATLDQDNKMRFRADSDSEITRGFCYCLVSVFDGAAPEEVLRVKTEDLAALNVSLVGRERSRVNTWHNVFVSMQKRTKALVAERQGQKPFEPFPSLIVTKDGLQAKGSYAEAQARYLFPDESKVEELVDVLKEKKIGIVAHFYMDPEVQGVLTAAQKYWPHIYISDSLVMADTAVKMAKAGCQFITVLGVDFMSENVRAILDQAGFQDVGVYRMSGERIGCSLADAAATPAYMNYLEAASTNPPSLHVIYINTSLETKAYAHELVPTITCTSSNVVQTILQAFAQIPDLNIWYGPDSYMGANITELFQQIAMMSDEEIAEIHPKHNKDSIKSLLPRLHYYQDGTCIVHHLFGHEVVEKINEMYCDAFLTAHLEVPGEMFSLAMEAKKRGMGVVGSTKNILDFIKERVQEALDRDVDDHLQFVLGTESGMLTSIVAAVCNLLGSAKSSGNSKINVEIVFPVSSDSMTKSSISSSSNLKSVTLGDVALPVIPGVASGEGCSTNGGCASCPYMKMNSLSSLLKVCHQLPHGKNNLKAYEAERFKLQTLQGKSIADVGCEPILHMRHFQQAKKELPEKLVNQVIHPHSGNCKSMSLS; encoded by the exons ATGGACTCCGCTGTAAGTCTCGCCATGAAATCTGCTTCTGTTTCCTCCTCTTCTTTCTTAGCCGGTTCACCTTTTCTCAtctccaaaaacaaaaaccctaACTTTAACTCCAAAAAACCCTTTTTCAACCCACGCAGCGCCGCGCGTTTTTTCTCCAAACCGCTCATATCCTTACAATCCTCAGGACCCACTTCCCAAAACCCCCTTCCTTCATCTTTCTCTTACTCTGCTGTCACCGAAACCACTGATCTGTTACCATGTAAGCTTCATCAACTAATCTCCGAGTTTCAGTCTCTACCCGAACAGCTTGACCGACTCAACCGTCTCCTTCATTACTCAACGCTTCTCCCTCGTCTTCCGGACTCGTCACGGGTCGACTCTAACCGGGTCATGGGCTGCACGGCCCGGGTCTGGCTCGAAGCCACTTTGGATCAAGATAACAAGATGCGCTTTAGAGCTGATAGTGATTCCGAGATTACGAGGGGGTTTTGTTACTGCTTGGTTTCCGTTTTTGATGGGGCGGCGCCGGAGGAGGTGTTGAGAGTCAAGACGGAGGATTTGGCTGCTTTGAATGTGAGTTTGGTTGGTAGGGAGAGGTCGAGGGTCAACACGTGGCATAATGTGTTTGTTAGTATGCAGAAGAGGACTAAGGCTTTGGTGGCTGAGAGACAAGGGCAGAAGCCTTTTGAGCCTTTTCCTTCTTTGATTGTAACTAAGGATGGCCTTCAGGCTAAGGGCAGCTATGCCGAAGCACAG GCAAGATATTTGTTCCCAGACGAGTCTAAGGTTGAAGAACTTGTCGATGTGCtgaaggagaagaaaattgGTATTGTTGCGCATTTTTACATGGACCCTGAAGTGCAAGGTGTCTTAACTGCTGCACAGAAGTATTGGCCTCACATATATATATCTGATTCATTAGTCATGGCCGATACAGCTGTCAAGATGGCTAAAGCTGGATGTCAATTCATAACTGTTTTGGGTGTAGATTTTATGTCAGAAAACGTGCGTGCAATCCTTGATCAGGCTGGCTTTCAAGAT GTTGGTGTTTATAGGATGTCAGGTGAACGCATTGGTTGTTCGCTGGCAGATGCTGCCGCTACTCCTGCTTATATGAATTATCTTGAGGCGGCTTCTACAAATCCTCCTTCCTTGCATGTTATCTACATAAATACTTCACTCGAGACAAAAGCTTATGCCCATGAACTCGTGCCTACAATTACCTGCACTTCTTCTAATGTTGTGCAAACTATTTTGCAG GCTTTTGCGCAGATTCCAGATCTAAACATATGGTACGGGCCAGATTCCTACATGGGTGCAAATATTACAGAGTTATTCCAGCAAATAGCTATGATGAGCGATGAAGAGATTGCTGAGATCCATCCAAAACACAACAAAGACTCAATTAAGTCATTGCTTCCTCGCCTGCACTATTATCAG GATGGGACATGTATTGTGCATCACCTTTTTGGTCATGAAGTCGTGGAGAAGATCAATGAAATGTACTGTGATGCATTTTTAACTGCACATCTTGAAGTCCCTGGAGAGATGTTCTCTTTGGCAATGGAAGCAAAGAAAAGAGGAATGGGGGTAGTGGGTTCcactaaaaatatattagatttCATAAAAGAGAGAGTTCAAGAGGCGCTGGATAGAGATGTCGATGACCATCTCCAGTTTGTGTTGGGAACAGAATCAGGGATGTTGACTTCAATTGTTGCAGCAGTTTGCAATTTGTTAGGTTCTGCAAAGTCTTCTgggaattcaaaaattaatgttgaaattGTCTTTCCAGTTTCTTCCGACTCAATGACAAAATCATCTATAAGTTCATCTTCAAACCTAAAATCTGTTACACTGGGCGACGTCGCACTACCTGTTATACCTGGAGTAGCTAGTGGGGAGGGGTGTTCTACAAATGGTGGCTGTGCTTCCTGTCCATACATGAAG ATGAATTCTCTTTCATCGTTATTAAAAGTCTGCCACCAACTGCCTCATGGGAAAAATAACCTTAAGGCTTATGAAGCCGAAAGATTCAAATTGCAGACCCTGCAAGGAAAATCAATTGCAGATGTTGGGTGTGAGCCAATATTACACATGAGACATTTCCag CAGGCCAAGAAAGAACTGCCAGAGAAGCTCGTCAATCAGGTAATTCATCCACACAGCGGAAATTGCAAGTCAATGTCACTAAGTTGA
- the LOC102627452 gene encoding quinolinate synthase, chloroplastic isoform X2 yields MDSAVSLAMKSASVSSSSFLAGSPFLISKNKNPNFNSKKPFFNPRSAARFFSKPLISLQSSGPTSQNPLPSSFSYSAVTETTDLLPCKLHQLISEFQSLPEQLDRLNRLLHYSTLLPRLPDSSRVDSNRVMGCTARVWLEATLDQDNKMRFRADSDSEITRGFCYCLVSVFDGAAPEEVLRVKTEDLAALNVSLVGRERSRVNTWHNVFVSMQKRTKALVAERQGQKPFEPFPSLIVTKDGLQAKGSYAEAQARYLFPDESKVEELVDVLKEKKIGIVAHFYMDPEVQGVLTAAQKYWPHIYISDSLVMADTAVKMAKAGCQFITVLGVDFMSENVRAILDQAGFQDVGVYRMSGERIGCSLADAAATPAYMNYLEAASTNPPSLHVIYINTSLETKAYAHELVPTITCTSSNVVQTILQAFAQIPDLNIWYGPDSYMGANITELFQQIAMMSDEEIAEIHPKHNKDSIKSLLPRLHYYQDGTCIVHHLFGHEVVEKINEMYCDAFLTAHLEVPGEMFSLAMEAKKRGMGVVGSTKNILDFIKERVQEALDRDVDDHLQFVLGTESGMLTSIVAAVCNLLGSAKSSGNSKINVEIVFPVSSDSMTKSSISSSSNLKSVTLGDVALPVIPGVASGEGCSTNGGCASCPYMKMNSLSSLLKVCHQLPHGKNNLKAYEAERFKLQTLQGKSIADVGCEPILHMRHFQAKKELPEKLVNQVIHPHSGNCKSMSLS; encoded by the exons ATGGACTCCGCTGTAAGTCTCGCCATGAAATCTGCTTCTGTTTCCTCCTCTTCTTTCTTAGCCGGTTCACCTTTTCTCAtctccaaaaacaaaaaccctaACTTTAACTCCAAAAAACCCTTTTTCAACCCACGCAGCGCCGCGCGTTTTTTCTCCAAACCGCTCATATCCTTACAATCCTCAGGACCCACTTCCCAAAACCCCCTTCCTTCATCTTTCTCTTACTCTGCTGTCACCGAAACCACTGATCTGTTACCATGTAAGCTTCATCAACTAATCTCCGAGTTTCAGTCTCTACCCGAACAGCTTGACCGACTCAACCGTCTCCTTCATTACTCAACGCTTCTCCCTCGTCTTCCGGACTCGTCACGGGTCGACTCTAACCGGGTCATGGGCTGCACGGCCCGGGTCTGGCTCGAAGCCACTTTGGATCAAGATAACAAGATGCGCTTTAGAGCTGATAGTGATTCCGAGATTACGAGGGGGTTTTGTTACTGCTTGGTTTCCGTTTTTGATGGGGCGGCGCCGGAGGAGGTGTTGAGAGTCAAGACGGAGGATTTGGCTGCTTTGAATGTGAGTTTGGTTGGTAGGGAGAGGTCGAGGGTCAACACGTGGCATAATGTGTTTGTTAGTATGCAGAAGAGGACTAAGGCTTTGGTGGCTGAGAGACAAGGGCAGAAGCCTTTTGAGCCTTTTCCTTCTTTGATTGTAACTAAGGATGGCCTTCAGGCTAAGGGCAGCTATGCCGAAGCACAG GCAAGATATTTGTTCCCAGACGAGTCTAAGGTTGAAGAACTTGTCGATGTGCtgaaggagaagaaaattgGTATTGTTGCGCATTTTTACATGGACCCTGAAGTGCAAGGTGTCTTAACTGCTGCACAGAAGTATTGGCCTCACATATATATATCTGATTCATTAGTCATGGCCGATACAGCTGTCAAGATGGCTAAAGCTGGATGTCAATTCATAACTGTTTTGGGTGTAGATTTTATGTCAGAAAACGTGCGTGCAATCCTTGATCAGGCTGGCTTTCAAGAT GTTGGTGTTTATAGGATGTCAGGTGAACGCATTGGTTGTTCGCTGGCAGATGCTGCCGCTACTCCTGCTTATATGAATTATCTTGAGGCGGCTTCTACAAATCCTCCTTCCTTGCATGTTATCTACATAAATACTTCACTCGAGACAAAAGCTTATGCCCATGAACTCGTGCCTACAATTACCTGCACTTCTTCTAATGTTGTGCAAACTATTTTGCAG GCTTTTGCGCAGATTCCAGATCTAAACATATGGTACGGGCCAGATTCCTACATGGGTGCAAATATTACAGAGTTATTCCAGCAAATAGCTATGATGAGCGATGAAGAGATTGCTGAGATCCATCCAAAACACAACAAAGACTCAATTAAGTCATTGCTTCCTCGCCTGCACTATTATCAG GATGGGACATGTATTGTGCATCACCTTTTTGGTCATGAAGTCGTGGAGAAGATCAATGAAATGTACTGTGATGCATTTTTAACTGCACATCTTGAAGTCCCTGGAGAGATGTTCTCTTTGGCAATGGAAGCAAAGAAAAGAGGAATGGGGGTAGTGGGTTCcactaaaaatatattagatttCATAAAAGAGAGAGTTCAAGAGGCGCTGGATAGAGATGTCGATGACCATCTCCAGTTTGTGTTGGGAACAGAATCAGGGATGTTGACTTCAATTGTTGCAGCAGTTTGCAATTTGTTAGGTTCTGCAAAGTCTTCTgggaattcaaaaattaatgttgaaattGTCTTTCCAGTTTCTTCCGACTCAATGACAAAATCATCTATAAGTTCATCTTCAAACCTAAAATCTGTTACACTGGGCGACGTCGCACTACCTGTTATACCTGGAGTAGCTAGTGGGGAGGGGTGTTCTACAAATGGTGGCTGTGCTTCCTGTCCATACATGAAG ATGAATTCTCTTTCATCGTTATTAAAAGTCTGCCACCAACTGCCTCATGGGAAAAATAACCTTAAGGCTTATGAAGCCGAAAGATTCAAATTGCAGACCCTGCAAGGAAAATCAATTGCAGATGTTGGGTGTGAGCCAATATTACACATGAGACATTTCCag GCCAAGAAAGAACTGCCAGAGAAGCTCGTCAATCAGGTAATTCATCCACACAGCGGAAATTGCAAGTCAATGTCACTAAGTTGA
- the LOC102607148 gene encoding cytochrome P450 71A1-like: MAFVTLLVQLVQELHFTTLLKPVPLSLLLLFLLILFKFIKGGNHNLPPCPPKLPIIGNLHQLGNLPHRSLRALSKKYGPLMLIHWGQTPTVIVSSADMAKEMMKTHDIIFSNRPKTTAADIFLYGCIDIAFSPYGEYWREIRRIGVHELLSPQRVQYFQFVRDEETADMINKLRRASLKGASVNLSEMLLTVTNDTVGRCVFGKKANEESKFGTISRRLTTQLQAFSFGDVFPALGWMDHLTGLIPCVKATFRSLDAFFDDVIAEHRNLERPDDKSVAKDFVDILLQVQKDATTKHELSQENLKAILLDMFVGGTDSTSTTMEWAMAELVKHPSTMKKAQEELRRVVGKKLKVEASDINQMEYLKCVIKESLRLHAPAPLLVHRETSSSVKMGGYEIPAKTRVFANAWAIQRDPKLWDNPEEFIPERFYNNPVNFMGEDFHYIPFGAGRRGCPGTLFGVTSAEGVVANLLYWFDWKLPGDTVGEDLDMTETFGLTVFKKIPLYLVPVMYSA; the protein is encoded by the exons ATGGCTTTTGTAACATTGTTGGTGCAACTAGTGCAAGAGCTGCACTTTACCACACTGTTGAAGCCCGTTCCTTTGTCTCTCCTTCTTCTCTTCTTACTGATTCTGTTCAAGTTCATCAAAGGTGGCAACCATAATTTGCCACCATGCCCACCAAAATTACCAATAATTGGAAACCTTCACCAGCTAGGCAATCTTCCTCATCGCTCTCTTCGAGCTCTCTCAAAGAAATATGGCCCCTTAATGCTCATCCATTGGGGTCAAACTCCAACGGTCATAGTGTCATCAGCAGATATGGCGAAAGAAATGATGAAGACACATGATATCATTTTCTCAAATCGACCCAAAACTACAGCAGCAGATATCTTTCTCTATGGATGCATAGACATTGCTTTTTCTCCCTACGGAGAATATTGGAGAGAAATTAGGCGGATTGGGGTTCATGAGCTTTTGAGTCCCCAAAGAGTGCAGTATTTTCAATTTGTAAGGGACGAGGAAACTGCGGACATGATCAATAAGCTTCGACGTGCTTCTTTGAAAGGAGCTTCTGTCAATCTAAGCGAGATGTTGCTCACCGTCACAAATGATACGGTTGGTCGATGTGTTTTCGGTAAAAAGGCCAACGAGGAAAGCAAGTTTGGGACGATATCGAGAAGACTGACGACCCAATTGCAAGCTTTTAGCTTCGGTGATGTGTTTCCTGCTCTGGGCTGGATGGATCATCTTACTGGGTTGATACCGTGCGTGAAAGCAACATTCAGATCATTAGATGCCTTTTTTGATGACGTTATAGCAGAGCACAGGAATTTAGAGCGTCCGGATGACAAATCAGTGGCCAAAGACTTTGTTGATATTCTCCTTCAAGTTCAGAAGGACGCGACCACGAAGCACGAGCTCTCTCAAGAGAATCTCAAAGCAATTTTACTG GATATGTTCGTCGGAGGAACTGATTCTACTTCAACAACAATGGAATGGGCAATGGCAGAGCTTGTGAAGCATCCGAGTACGATGAAGAAGGCCCAAGAAGAGCTAAGAAGAGTGGTGGggaagaaattgaaggtaGAAGCAAGCGATATAAATCAAATGGAGTACTTGAAGTGTGTCATCAAAGAATCTCTGAGGCTACATGCACCAGCTCCACTTTTGGTTCACCGAGAAACTTCTTCGAGTGTTAAAATGGGAGGATATGAAATTCCTGCAAAAACAAGAGTGTTTGCAAATGCCTGGGCAATTCAGAGGGACCCCAAATTATGGGATAATCCCGAAGAGTTTATCCCAGAgagattttataataatccTGTTAATTTCATGGGTGAAGACTTCCATTATATTCCATTTGGTGCTGGAAGGAGGGGTTGCCCTGGGACATTGTTTGGGGTTACAAGTGCTGAAGGTGTGGTTGCTAATCTTTTGTACTGGTTTGATTGGAAGTTGCCTGGTGATACAGTTGGGGAAGACTTGGACATGACTGAAACTTTTGGGCTCACTGTCTTTAAGAAAATTCCGCTTTATCTTGTACCAGTTATGTACTCTGCTTGA
- the LOC102627944 gene encoding sesquiterpene synthase 2-like: protein MSIQVPQISSQNAKSQVMRRTANFHPSVWGDRFANYTAEDKMNHARDLKELKALKEEVGRKLLATAGPIQLNLIDAIQRLGVGYHFERELEQALQHLYNEKYSDDDTEDDLYRISLRFRLLRQHGYNVSCDKFNMFKDDKGNFKESLASDVLGMLSLYEAAHLGVHGEDILDEAIAFTTTHLKSVATHLSNPLKAQVRHALRQPLHRGLPRLEHRRYISIYQHNASHDKALLTLAKLDFNLVQSLHKKELCEISRWWKDLDFARKLPFARDRMVECYFWILGVYFEPNYSLARRILTKVIAMTSIIDDIYDVYGTPEELKLFTEVIERWDESSMDQLPEYMQTFFGALLDLYNEIEKEIANEGWSYRVQYAKEAMKILVEGYYDESKWFHENYIPKMEEYMRVALVTSGYTMLTTVSFLGMDNIVTKETFDWVFSRPKIIRASEIIGRFMDDIKSHKFEQERGHAASAVECYMKQHGLSEQEVCEELYRQVSNAWKDINEECLNPTAVPMPLLMRALNLARVIDVVYKEGDGYTHVGNEMKQNVAALLIDQVPI from the exons ATGTCTATTCAAGTTCCTCAGATTTCGTCCCAAAATGCTAAAAGCCAGGTTATGCGACGGACAGCAAATTTTCACCCAAGCGTTTGGGGTGATCGCTTCGCCAACTACACAGCAGAGGACAAG ATGAATCATGCCCGCGACTTAAAAGAGCTCAAAGCACTGAAGGAGGAAGTGGGAAGAAAGCTATTAGCCACTGCTGGTCCTATACAGCTGAACCTTATTGATGCTATTCAGCGCCTGGGCGTGGGATATCACTTTGAAAGAGAGTTAGAGCAAGCATTACAGCATTTAtacaatgaaaaatattccGATGACGATACCGAAGATGATCTCTACAGGATTTCGCTTCGATTTCGACTTTTAAGGCAGCACGGCTATAATGTTTCATGcg ATAAATTCAACATGTTCAAAGATGACAAAGGTAATTTCAAGGAGTCATTGGCAAGTGATGTGCTAGGAATGTTGAGCCTGTACGAAGCAGCGCATCTTGGAGTGCATGGAGAAGATATACTTGACGAGGCCATTGCTTTTACAACCACTCACCTTAAGTCCGTGGCAACCCATTTAAGCAATCCTCTGAAAGCACAAGTTAGGCATGCACTGCGGCAGCCGCTGCACAGGGGACTACCCAGGCTAGAACACAGGCGTTACATTTCCATCTACCAACACAATGCTTCTCATGACAAAGCTTTATTAACACTTGCAAAGTTGGATTTCAATCTAGTGCAATCTTTGCACAAGAAGGAACTTTGTGAAATCTCTAG ATGGTGGAAGGATTTGGACTTTGCCAGAAAGCTGCCTTTCGCAAGAGACCGAATGGTTGAGTGCTACTTTTGGATATTGGGAGTGTATTTCGAGCCCAATTATTCTCTTGCTAGAAGAATACTAACCAAAGTAATTGCCATGACATCAATTATAGATGATATCTACGATGTATATGGCACTCCTGAAGAGCTCAAGCTCTTTACAGAAGTAATTGAGAG gtGGGATGAAAGTAGCATGGACCAACTCCCTGAATACATGCAAACATTTTTTGGGGCATTATTGGATCTTTacaatgaaattgagaaagagATTGCCAATGAAGGATGGTCATATCGAGTTCAATATGCAAAGGAAGCA ATGAAAATTCTTGTTGAAGGCTACTATGATGAATCCAAATGGTTCCATGAGAATTACATTCCTAAAATGGAGGAGTATATGCGTGTGGCACTAGTGACCTCCGGTTACACCATGCTCACAACTGTATCTTTTTTGGGCATGGACAATATAGTGACAAAGGAGACTTTTGATTGGGTGTTCAGTCGACCTAAGATAATTCGAGCTTCTGAAATAATTGGAAGATTCATGGATGACATAAAATCACACAAG TTTGAGCAAGAGAGAGGGCACGCTGCCTCGGCTGTTGAATGTTATATGAAGCAGCATGGACTCTCAGAGCAAGAGGTTTGTGAGGAGTTGTATAGGCAAGTTAGTAATGCATGGAAGGATATAAACGAAGAGTGCCTCAATCCTACTGCAGTTCCAATGCCTCTGCTTATGCGTGCTTTGAATCTTGCGAGGGTTATAGATGTGGTTTACAAGGAAGGCGATGGATACACCCATGTGGGgaatgaaatgaaacaaaatgttgCAGCATTGCTGATAGATCAAGTTCCAATATAA
- the LOC102607444 gene encoding cytochrome P450 71A1: MLLSVLLFLLLLFPFLFLRLKHSRNKNKLNLPPSPPRLPIIGNLHQLGTLRHRSLKALSNKYGPLMFLHLGHSPTLVVSSAEITREIIKNHDIVFANRPKNTAGDIIFYASKDIGFSNYGEYWREGRKACVLGLLSNKKVQSLQYVNEEEVAIMTNKIRSSCFNGGSVNLAEMLQTVANNVIARSVLGRRVEEETAGGNSNKFGELSRRMMIQSASFCYRDLFPSLGWLDVVTGRIGRLKATAREFDALFDQVIEEHRISEISDEDNDQSDEKDLVHTILKLQKDGRLGIELNQDNLKALLLDMFSGGTETTSATVEWAMAELVKNPKLMKKTQEEVRRVVKHKSSINVDDINQMNYLKCVIKETLRLHPAGTILFPRMTSTSVNLRGYDIPANTTTYINAWAIQRDPKVWNRAEEFLPDRFIDSTIDFNGQNFEFIPFGAGRRICPGMLFGKVAAEYLLANLLYWFDWKLPGGAVNEDLDMTEVFGLTVSKKYPLILVPTLYLP; the protein is encoded by the exons ATGTTACTGtctgttcttctttttcttcttcttctttttccatttctaTTTTTGCGCCTCAAACACAgcagaaataaaaacaaactcaACTTACCTCCATCCCCACCAAGGTTGCCCATAATTGGAAACCTTCACCAGCTAGGCACTCTCCGTCATCGCTCTCTCAAAGCTCTATCCAACAAGTATGGCCCTTTGATGTTCCTGCACTTGGGTCATTCTCCAACTCTTGTTGTCTCATCAGCTGAGATAACTAGAGAAATTATCAAGAATCATGATATTGTTTTCGCGAACCGTCCCAAAAACACAGCTGGAGACATCATCTTTTATGCCTCCAAAGACATTGGTTTTTCTAATTATGGCGAATACTGGAGAGAAGGTAGGAAGGCTTGTGTTCTTGGGCTTTTGAGTAATAAGAAAGTGCAATCATTGCAGTATGTAAATGAAGAGGAGGTTGCGATCATGACCAACAAAATTCGTTCTTCGTGTTTCAATGGAGGTTCCGTTAATTTGGCTGAGATGCTACAAACTGTTGCCAACAACGTAATAGCCCGTTCCGTTCTTGGTCGGAGGGTTGAAGAAGAAACTGCTGGAGGTAATAGCAATAAGTTCGGGGAGTTATCAAGAAGGATGATGATTCAATCAGCATCCTTTTGTTATAGAGACTTGTTTCCTTCTTTGGGATGGCTGGATGTCGTTACGGGACGCATTGGTCGCTTGAAAGCAACCGCTAGAGAATTTGATGCTTTGTTTGATCAGGTGATTGAAGAGCACAGGATATCAGAAATAAGTGATGAAGATAATGACCAGTCTGATGAAAAAGATTTGGTGCATACAATCCTCAAACTTCAAAAGGATGGCAGGCTTGGGATAGAACTCAATCAAGACAATCTTAAAGCACTTCTCTTG GACATGTTTTCGGGAGGGACAGAGACAACTTCAGCAACAGTAGAATGGGCAATGGCTGAACTGGTTAAAAATCCAAAGTTGATGAAGAAAACTCAAGAAGAGGTAAGGAGAGTGGTGAAACACAAATCAAGTATAAATGTGGATGACATCAATCAGATGAATTACCTAAAATGTGTCATCAAAGAAACTCTAAGGTTACATCCAGCAGGTACTATTTTGTTTCCTCGGATGACGTCAACAAGTGTCAATCTAAGAGGTTATGATATTCCTGCCAACACAACTACATATATAAATGCGTGGGCCATTCAGAGGGACCCAAAGGTGTGGAATAGAGCAGAAGAGTTTTTGCCGGATAGGTTTATTGACAGCACGATTGATTTTAATGGCCAAAACTTCGAATTCATTCCTTTTGGTGCTGGGAGAAGAATTTGCCCTGGGATGTTGTTTGGAAAAGTTGCAGCTGAGTATCTGTTGGCCAACCTTTTATATTGGTTTGACTGGAAGCTTCCTGGTGGTGCAGTTAATGAGGACTTGGATATGACTGAAGTTTTCGGGTTGACTGTTAGTAAGAAATACCCTCTTATTCTTGTGCCAACATTGTATTTACCTTAG